A window of Sporanaerobacter acetigenes DSM 13106 genomic DNA:
TATCTTCCCACTCTTGGGGGCTAATATAGCCCAAAGAGCTGTGTATTCTTTCTCTGTTGTACCATGATTCAATGTATTCAAATATTGAAAGTCTTGTAGCATCAAAATCGAAATATTTAACTAAATTAACCTCTTCCGTTTTTAATACAGAATGGAAGGATTCGATACAAACATTATCATAAGAATTGCCCTTACCACTAAA
This region includes:
- a CDS encoding integrase core domain-containing protein; the protein is MYKFHKSNENLISHSDLESQCTSCEFEECIKKLRITHSFSGKGNSYDNVCIESFHSVLKTEEVNLVKYFDFDATRLSIFEYIESWYNRERIHSSLGYISPQEWEDNTKRGS